The bacterium genome includes a window with the following:
- the rpmA gene encoding 50S ribosomal protein L27: protein MAHKKGQGASRNGRDSEGQRLGVKRFGGQKVSAGSILVRQHGTVYHPGPNVGMGRDCTLFAKIEGKVVFRVIAGGRKLIGIEAL, encoded by the coding sequence ATGGCTCACAAAAAAGGACAAGGCGCCTCGCGCAACGGCCGCGACAGCGAGGGACAGCGACTCGGCGTCAAGCGCTTCGGCGGGCAGAAGGTCAGCGCCGGGAGCATCCTGGTGCGCCAGCACGGCACCGTCTACCACCCGGGCCCGAACGTCGGGATGGGGCGGGACTGCACGCTGTTCGCGAAGATCGAGGGCAAGGTCGTCTTCCGGGTCATCGCCGGCGGCCGCAAGCTCATCGGCATCGAGG